From the Lathyrus oleraceus cultivar Zhongwan6 chromosome 4, CAAS_Psat_ZW6_1.0, whole genome shotgun sequence genome, one window contains:
- the LOC127138623 gene encoding GATA transcription factor 21 has translation MLPPPYHLMPLDLNQDQNHNHLSSSSSSFSSPSSSYPNPPEQVRQEPSYYFETKHDPEEVEKTIPSSGSWNSSTPENHESGRIKHKLTIRWKKEETSTDETRNIRADDDQEDGASMKWMSSKMRIMKKMMVSDPQTGDIKPIKYEDHQQQVTDNSSNNSNNNYSTHLSYNNSPTIRVCSDCNTTKTPLWRSGPRGPKSLCNACGIRQRKARRAMALAAASGNGTTIADHETSCAKKRKKLQKKKENKSKIEFECSAHMKKKRKMEATKASQISGNKFISFEDLRLSLSQNLSVQQVFPQDEKEAAILLMALSYGLVHG, from the exons ATGTTACCACCACCTTATCACCTTATGCCTCTAGATCTTAATCAAGATCAAAACCATAATcatctttcttcttcttcttcttcattttcttctccATCATCATCTTATCCTAACCCGCCGGAACAAGTTCGACAAGAACCGTCTTATTACTTCGAAACAAAGCATGATCCTGAAGAG GTTGAGAAGACTATTCCATCAAGTGGATCATGGAATTCTTCAACTCCAGAAAACCATGAGAGCGGTAGAATTAAACACAAGCTTACAATTCGTTGGAAGAAAGAAGAAACTAGTACCGACGAAACTCGTAATATTCGAGCTGATGATGATCAAGAGGATGGTGCTTCAATGAAGTGGATGTCATCAAAGATGAGAATAATGAAGAAGATGATGGTTTCTGATCCTCAAACCGGTGATATTAAGCCGATTAAGTATGAAGATCACCAACAACAAGTTACCGataacagcagcaacaacagcaacaataaTTACTCGACTCATCTCAGCTATAATAATAGCCCTACTATTAGGGTTTGTTCTGATTGCAACACCACTAAGACCCCTCTCTGGAGGAGTGGACCAAGAGGCCCCAAG TCACTTTGCAACGCGTGTGGGATTAGACAAAGGAAGGCGAGGCGCGCGATGGCATTGGCTGCAGCGTCTGGAAACGGAACAACAATTGCTGATCACGAGACATCTTGTGCGAAGAAGAGAAAAAAGCTGCAGAAAAAGAAGGAGAATAAGTCCAAAATTGAGTTTGAATGTTCAGCGCATATGAAAAAGAAACGCAAGATGGAAGCAACAAAAGCGTCTCAAATTAGTGGAAACAAGTTCATCAGTTTCGAGGATTTGAGATTAAGCTTGAGCCAGAATTTGTCTGTTCAACAAGTTTTTCCTCAGGATGAGAAGGAAGCTGCGATCCTTCTCATGGCTTTATCTTATGGACTAGTCCATGGTTGA
- the LOC127135849 gene encoding uncharacterized protein LOC127135849, whose protein sequence is MLFIFLASQPANFSDIRCDIPELRGDNYKVWKERILLHLGWMDIDYAIRKDEPPAITDESTPAAIALYERWERSNRLSVMFIKTKVTGGIRGSVDQHENVCDLLKAIDDQFVTSEKALASTLIMKFSSYRLPV, encoded by the coding sequence ATGTTGTTTATCTTTTTAGCTTCTCAACCTGCTAATTTTTCTGATATTCGATGTGATATTCCCGAGCTCAGAGGAGATAACTATAAGGTGTGGAAGGAAAGAATTCTCCTCCATCTAGGATGGATGGACATAGATTATGCTATTAGGAAAGACGAACCACCCGCAATTACAGATGAAAGTACTCCAGCTGCAATCGCACTATATGAGCGGTGGGAGAGATCCAACCGACTCAGTGTGATGTTCATTAAGACTAAGGTCACAGGTGGAATACGTGGTTCTGTCGATCAACATGAGAATGTCTGTGATTTGCTGAAAGCCATTGACGATCAGTTCGTAACTTCTGAAAAGGCTTTGGCAAGCACATTAATTATGAAATTTTCCTCCTACCGACTACCAGTGTGA